Proteins encoded in a region of the Mycolicibacterium chitae genome:
- a CDS encoding ATP-binding cassette domain-containing protein, producing MTSEATIAAPETRLGPPEPVLSVRGISHRFGPKCARCFELTGEEPGTNRCPSCGSVVALQDVSFDVGPNEVLGIVGESGSGKTTLLRSLHLDLSPDEGTVWCGRAPMHASSVVMVHQNALAAGLYPRLAAESNVAQRLLAAGTRNFEQLQSTSAAMLVELGLRRERHGDPLMTFSGGMQQRVQLARALVDPPPVLLLDEPTTGLDPSIQAGLLDAVQQVAATLGSATVVVSHDLAAVRILASRTVVLHHGRIVEHGVTEQILHDPQHPYTRLLVSSRLTC from the coding sequence GGCACCCGAGACCCGACTGGGGCCACCGGAGCCGGTGTTGTCGGTGCGCGGAATCTCGCACCGCTTCGGGCCCAAGTGTGCGCGGTGCTTCGAACTCACCGGCGAGGAGCCGGGCACCAATCGCTGCCCCTCCTGCGGTTCGGTCGTTGCCCTGCAAGATGTTTCGTTCGACGTCGGGCCCAACGAGGTGCTGGGCATCGTCGGCGAGTCGGGATCCGGCAAGACCACGCTGCTGCGCAGCCTGCACCTGGATCTGAGTCCGGACGAGGGCACCGTGTGGTGTGGCCGCGCGCCGATGCACGCATCGTCGGTGGTGATGGTGCACCAGAACGCGCTGGCGGCCGGCCTGTACCCGCGGCTGGCCGCCGAATCCAATGTGGCGCAACGACTGCTGGCGGCCGGCACCCGCAACTTCGAGCAGCTGCAATCCACCTCCGCGGCCATGCTCGTCGAACTCGGTCTGCGCCGCGAACGCCACGGCGATCCGCTGATGACGTTCTCCGGCGGCATGCAGCAGCGCGTCCAGCTGGCCCGCGCGCTCGTCGATCCGCCCCCGGTGCTGCTGCTGGACGAACCCACCACCGGCCTGGACCCGTCCATCCAGGCGGGTCTGCTCGACGCTGTGCAACAGGTGGCGGCCACGCTCGGGTCGGCGACCGTCGTCGTCTCCCACGATCTGGCCGCGGTGCGCATCCTCGCCTCGCGCACCGTCGTCCTGCACCACGGACGCATCGTCGAACACGGTGTGACAGAACAGATCCTGCATGATCCGCAGCACCCGTACACCCGCCTGCTGGTCTCGTCGAGGTTGACGTGCTGA
- a CDS encoding ABC transporter ATP-binding protein, whose translation MLTAAALTKRFDEARGPLESVDLVAPAGEVTLVLGTPGSGKTSLVRCLTGGYRLCGGDVTVAPPDVVEVSLADADPRSVAWLRAHHLACFDGELVAAPTLLVAQAVARLAHTDAPAAQRALRRLGAEPLAALPVGRLRAPQRRTAALAAALLAERDIVVLDDPEQSAPVAALANWLTESAARGAAVIVAAGVESALRPIASAVGQLQEGRITWV comes from the coding sequence GTGCTGACCGCGGCGGCGCTCACCAAGCGCTTCGACGAGGCGCGTGGGCCGCTGGAGTCGGTGGACCTCGTAGCACCGGCGGGGGAGGTGACCTTGGTGCTGGGGACGCCCGGATCCGGCAAGACCAGCCTGGTGCGCTGCCTGACCGGTGGTTACCGACTGTGCGGCGGCGACGTCACGGTGGCGCCCCCGGACGTCGTCGAGGTCAGCCTGGCCGACGCGGACCCGCGCTCGGTGGCCTGGCTGCGGGCCCACCACCTGGCCTGCTTCGACGGGGAACTGGTCGCCGCGCCCACCCTCCTCGTCGCGCAGGCGGTGGCCCGCCTCGCCCACACGGACGCGCCGGCGGCGCAGCGCGCGCTGCGGCGGCTGGGCGCCGAACCGCTCGCCGCGCTCCCGGTCGGGCGCCTGCGCGCACCCCAGCGGCGCACCGCCGCACTGGCCGCGGCGCTGCTCGCCGAGCGGGACATCGTCGTGCTCGACGATCCCGAACAATCGGCACCGGTTGCCGCACTGGCCAATTGGCTGACCGAGTCCGCCGCGCGCGGAGCCGCGGTGATCGTCGCCGCCGGCGTCGAAAGTGCACTACGCCCGATCGCATCCGCGGTGGGCCAACTACAGGAGGGACGCATCACATGGGTCTGA